The candidate division TA06 bacterium B3_TA06 genome includes a window with the following:
- a CDS encoding HNH endonuclease produces MLNQSYEPLGICRARRAVVLCFLGKAEIVVSADGLRVHSVNRSFPVPSVLRLSRLVKIKRREVPLTKPNLMRRDNYTCQYCGARHVHMTLDHVIPRTHGGKDSWDNLVCACDKCNSRKGDRTPREAGMKLKRKPKEPHYFSFVLVSLGTPPAEWRPYLFIS; encoded by the coding sequence CAATCAAAGCTACGAGCCTTTAGGTATATGCAGGGCTCGTCGCGCAGTGGTACTTTGTTTCCTGGGTAAGGCAGAGATTGTGGTCTCTGCTGATGGTCTTCGTGTGCATAGTGTGAACCGCTCCTTTCCAGTCCCTTCCGTTTTGCGTTTGAGCAGACTTGTGAAGATCAAAAGACGCGAAGTCCCTTTGACCAAGCCCAATTTGATGAGACGAGACAACTATACCTGCCAGTATTGTGGAGCTCGCCACGTCCACATGACCCTGGATCACGTTATTCCGCGCACGCATGGAGGTAAGGACTCCTGGGATAACCTTGTGTGTGCATGCGATAAGTGTAACTCTCGCAAGGGCGACAGAACTCCAAGGGAGGCAGGGATGAAGCTAAAGCGTAAGCCAAAGGAACCCCACTACTTTTCCTTTGTGCTGGTTTCTTTAGGAACGCCTCCAGCCGAATGGCGGCCTTACCTCTTTATATCCTGA